The genomic DNA GGACTTATATTGCTTGTTAAAAATGTTTCGTCATGTGCTACTTTGGTAAAACGCCTGTCTGCAGCAGGACATAAATGCCCTTTATCGAAACCAGATTTTTTATAATTACGCCAATGTGCCGCTTTCGTTTTTACTGCACCGTCTATTTCAAAATAAGGTCTTTTGTAATTTGTAGTACTTAAATGTGATGTTTTTAATTCATAAGCTACCCATTCTGCCTGTTCGTGCTTCTCGCTATAGGATAATGAATAATTTTGATGATGTACAATTTGATTGGTCGTACTTGTAGGTAAAAAATATTGATTTGTAGTTTCTTTTGGTATTTTACCTGTTTCTATTTGAACCTCTTCTTCTTTAGAATTTAAAAATTCTTCATACCCGAAAACAGCAACTAAAATGAGTATTGCAATTATAGAGAGGAGTTGTTTTTTCTTCAAGTTGTTTTTATTTTATAATTCTTAATCGTTGTAAAGGTATGAAACATAAAGAGGCTAGCGTTAAGTATTAAACCTTTCGACTACCCACATGATAGACTATCTGTTTGAATTATTTTTTTTAACAACAATGTGAATAGTAATGGTTTATTAAAGAGCCCAAAAATAAAATTGACCTAACAGATTGCTTCGTCATTCTTCCTCGCAATAACGATTGTGGAAAAATAAAAACCCTTTCAAATGAATGAAAGGGTTTTTAATTTTATGGATTCTGAAACATATTCAGAACAACAACTATTTAGTATCTGTAGTGCTCTGGCTTAAATGGTCCGTTTACAGTTACACCAATATAAGATGCTTGCTCTTCACGCAATTCTGTAAGCTCTACTCCTATTTTTGCTAAGTGTAAAAAGGCTACTTTTTCATCTAAATGTTTTG from Polaribacter sp. ALD11 includes the following:
- a CDS encoding DNA/RNA non-specific endonuclease, whose product is MKKKQLLSIIAILILVAVFGYEEFLNSKEEEVQIETGKIPKETTNQYFLPTSTTNQIVHHQNYSLSYSEKHEQAEWVAYELKTSHLSTTNYKRPYFEIDGAVKTKAAHWRNYKKSGFDKGHLCPAADRRFTKVAHDETFLTSNISPQEHKFNAGIWNRLEQKVRYWAKKNDGVFVITGGVLEHNLKTIGSEAVSVPNQFYKVILDKTNGKIKMLAFLIPHKESNLPLYKFVVSVDTVEALTGIDFFKELDDTIEEKLENSNNYKNWSF